From the genome of Muricauda sp. SCSIO 64092, one region includes:
- a CDS encoding Crp/Fnr family transcriptional regulator — MELDLKSSFENIFEPQLLKEIEALGIYREFQEGEKIMEIGEYIKGMPLLISGVIKILREDEDGDELLLYYLERGDTCSMTMACCLGDTQSEIRAIAETDVSLIIVPVRKMEEWISQYRSWRNFVFESYHNRLNEMLSTIDSIAFMNMDQRLIEYLKEKARINQSKTIQNTHQEIAYDLHSARVVISRLLKKLEHLGKIRLHRNSIEILDL, encoded by the coding sequence ATGGAATTGGATTTAAAATCGAGTTTTGAAAATATCTTTGAACCCCAGTTGTTAAAGGAAATTGAAGCGCTTGGCATCTATAGGGAGTTCCAGGAAGGGGAAAAGATCATGGAAATTGGGGAATACATCAAGGGAATGCCGCTTCTGATTTCCGGTGTCATTAAAATTTTGCGGGAAGATGAGGATGGGGATGAACTCTTGCTCTATTATTTGGAGCGGGGGGACACTTGTAGTATGACCATGGCCTGTTGTTTGGGGGATACCCAAAGTGAAATACGGGCCATAGCGGAAACCGATGTTTCCCTGATCATAGTCCCGGTCCGGAAAATGGAGGAGTGGATCTCACAATACCGTTCCTGGCGGAATTTTGTCTTTGAGAGCTACCACAACCGACTGAATGAAATGTTGTCCACCATAGATAGCATTGCCTTTATGAATATGGACCAAAGACTTATCGAATATTTAAAGGAAAAAGCCCGGATCAATCAATCCAAAACCATTCAGAATACCCATCAGGAAATTGCATATGACCTGCACAGTGCCCGTGTGGTCATTTCACGGCTATTAAAGAAATTGGAACACCTGGGTAAAATTAGATTGCATCGAAATTCGATTGAAATCCTGGATTTGTAA
- a CDS encoding aldehyde dehydrogenase → MPSPISELYTQQRSFFSSGKSKDIGYRKKALKKLKRVITQKEDAICDALYADFKKPKFEGLVSETQFVLSELQYILNNVSFWARPKRVSGSLSSFPSKDWIQYEPFGTLLVISPWNYPFMLAISPLVGAVAAGNTVVLKPSELSPATSKILLEIIAEAFEPGHVTVVEGDAEVSQELLSLKWDYIFFTGSTRVGKIVYKSAAEQLTPVTLELGGKNPCIVDDSASISVTARRITWGKLLNAGQTCLAPDYVLVHHSVKEELITAIKKSVQRFYGEDVQSSPHLARIATKKQYDRLKKMLTDENVIWGGEYDDKDRYIAPTLVDSPALDSELMEDEIFGPVLPIYTYTTLQDLEGFIKRYGKPLALYVFSKRKKFQDHLLGNYAFGGGGINDCVIHIANKRMPFGGVGNSGFGGYHGEHSFYLFSHKKAIVKKPFLLDLPMRYPPYKLSDRITKRIKHLL, encoded by the coding sequence ATGCCTTCCCCAATTTCTGAATTGTACACACAACAACGGTCCTTTTTTTCCAGTGGAAAAAGTAAGGATATCGGCTATCGGAAAAAAGCCTTAAAAAAACTAAAGCGAGTAATCACACAAAAGGAAGATGCCATATGTGATGCACTTTATGCCGACTTTAAGAAACCAAAATTTGAGGGTTTGGTTTCAGAAACCCAGTTTGTGCTCTCGGAACTGCAATACATATTGAACAATGTATCGTTTTGGGCCAGGCCCAAAAGGGTATCGGGCAGTTTGAGCAGTTTTCCATCCAAAGATTGGATCCAATATGAGCCCTTTGGGACCCTTCTGGTCATTTCCCCCTGGAACTATCCTTTTATGCTGGCCATTTCCCCACTGGTGGGTGCGGTTGCCGCAGGGAATACCGTGGTTTTGAAACCGTCCGAATTAAGTCCGGCCACGTCCAAGATCCTTTTGGAAATCATTGCAGAAGCTTTTGAACCGGGACACGTCACCGTAGTGGAAGGCGATGCGGAAGTCTCACAGGAATTATTGTCCCTTAAATGGGATTACATCTTCTTTACGGGAAGTACCCGTGTTGGAAAGATAGTGTACAAGAGCGCCGCGGAACAGCTCACGCCCGTGACTTTGGAACTGGGTGGCAAAAATCCCTGTATTGTGGATGATAGTGCATCCATTTCCGTTACCGCAAGACGTATTACATGGGGAAAATTACTGAATGCGGGCCAGACCTGTTTGGCACCGGATTACGTATTGGTACACCATTCGGTGAAGGAGGAACTGATTACCGCCATTAAAAAATCGGTGCAACGGTTTTATGGCGAGGATGTGCAATCCTCACCCCATTTGGCGAGAATTGCCACCAAGAAGCAATATGACCGATTAAAAAAGATGCTCACGGATGAAAATGTGATCTGGGGAGGGGAATACGATGATAAGGACCGCTATATTGCCCCAACATTGGTGGATAGCCCTGCCCTGGACTCCGAACTCATGGAGGATGAAATCTTTGGCCCCGTACTCCCCATTTATACCTATACCACCCTACAGGATTTGGAAGGCTTCATAAAAAGGTACGGGAAACCCCTGGCACTTTATGTATTTTCTAAACGGAAGAAATTCCAGGACCATCTGCTGGGCAACTATGCCTTTGGCGGTGGGGGCATTAATGATTGTGTCATTCATATTGCCAATAAAAGAATGCCTTTTGGCGGTGTGGGCAATTCGGGTTTTGGTGGATATCATGGGGAGCATTCCTTCTACCTTTTTTCCCATAAAAAGGCCATTGTCAAAAAACCTTTTTTATTGGATTTGCCCATGCGTTATCCTCCCTACAAACTTTCAGATCGCATCACAAAGCGCATAAAACACCTTTTGTGA
- a CDS encoding TetR/AcrR family transcriptional regulator, whose product MTEKQEKILSSALELFATEGYNAVPTNKIAKHAGVSEGLIFRHYKNKQGLLDAILVQAFEKAAALYAHIIAEQDPKQVLWKTITLPFEVKKSEYHFWKLQFKLKWELEISGREKMQPFIDKLQWAFEQLGYDESKKEAELLNHLLEGIAGGIIKEGLDSQAPLKGFLLKKYNL is encoded by the coding sequence ATGACGGAGAAGCAGGAAAAAATTCTTAGTTCGGCGCTTGAGTTGTTTGCAACGGAGGGCTATAATGCGGTACCCACAAACAAAATAGCAAAACACGCCGGTGTTTCCGAAGGGTTGATATTTAGGCATTACAAGAACAAACAGGGGCTTTTGGATGCCATTTTGGTTCAGGCCTTTGAAAAGGCAGCCGCCTTATATGCCCATATCATTGCGGAACAAGACCCCAAGCAGGTACTTTGGAAGACCATTACCCTGCCTTTTGAGGTCAAAAAAAGTGAATACCATTTTTGGAAATTACAGTTTAAATTAAAATGGGAGTTGGAGATTTCCGGCCGTGAAAAAATGCAGCCCTTTATTGACAAACTCCAATGGGCCTTTGAACAACTGGGTTATGACGAATCAAAAAAAGAAGCAGAACTACTGAACCATTTACTCGAAGGGATTGCCGGGGGCATCATCAAGGAAGGATTGGACAGCCAAGCACCTTTAAAAGGCTTTTTGCTTAAAAAATATAACCTCTAA
- a CDS encoding SDR family NAD(P)-dependent oxidoreductase, with translation MKKVALITGASSGIGKELAKIHAEKGGDLVLIARSKDKLETLKSELEEKHSVHVKIMARDLTDPHAAKLIYDEVKSARIQIDYLINNAGFGGHGKFHERPWEQDLSMINLNITALTALTRFFLPDMVKRNDGKILNTSSTASFMPGPLQAVYFATKAYVTFFSNAIAEELHDTKITVTNLMPGATETEFAKTSGMDKTNLFEKTVSARSVAEDGYNGMIQGKLDVVSGLTTSQKVMMKMIPFTPKKVLLKQIRQMQEVN, from the coding sequence ATGAAAAAAGTAGCATTAATCACAGGAGCGTCGAGTGGAATTGGTAAGGAACTCGCAAAAATCCATGCAGAAAAAGGCGGGGATTTGGTCTTGATTGCCAGAAGTAAGGACAAACTTGAGACCTTAAAGTCGGAACTGGAGGAAAAGCATTCGGTTCATGTGAAGATCATGGCCAGGGATTTGACCGACCCCCATGCCGCCAAGCTGATCTATGACGAAGTAAAGTCCGCCAGGATTCAAATCGATTACCTCATCAACAATGCTGGATTTGGGGGCCATGGCAAATTCCATGAACGTCCATGGGAACAGGACTTGAGTATGATTAATCTAAACATTACGGCCTTAACGGCACTGACCCGGTTCTTTTTGCCGGACATGGTCAAAAGAAATGACGGTAAAATATTGAACACCTCTTCCACGGCCAGTTTTATGCCAGGCCCGTTACAGGCGGTTTATTTTGCCACAAAGGCCTATGTTACCTTCTTCAGTAACGCCATTGCGGAAGAGCTACATGACACTAAAATTACCGTCACAAACCTCATGCCCGGAGCCACCGAAACCGAATTTGCCAAAACCTCCGGCATGGACAAGACCAATCTATTTGAAAAAACGGTAAGCGCAAGAAGTGTTGCGGAAGATGGGTATAACGGAATGATACAAGGTAAACTTGATGTGGTTTCCGGGCTCACTACATCACAAAAAGTAATGATGAAAATGATTCCCTTTACTCCTAAAAAAGTACTCCTAAAACAAATAAGGCAAATGCAGGAAGTAAATTAA